Within the Periplaneta americana isolate PAMFEO1 chromosome 6, P.americana_PAMFEO1_priV1, whole genome shotgun sequence genome, the region GTAGCTCCCtaaaatgtaaatttgtataTATCATTTGCTGtttcataaaatttaacaaaatggcgactatattacaataattcaatacagccattatataaaaaaaaaggtaaaggtatccccgtaacatgccatgaaggcacttgggggggcatggaggtagagccccatgctttccatgacctcggcactagaatgaggtggtgtggttggcaccacgctctgaccgccttttacccccgggaaagacccgatactcaattttataggaggctgagtgaacctcggggccgttctgaagtttggcaatgagaaaaaatcctgttaccacctgggatcgaaccctggaccttccagtccgtagccagctgctctaccaactgagctatacaGCCATCATATAGTTTACAAAAACATTTGTCATCAATGTCACAATCATCCGTCGATTCTACGAAATTACCGTACATTTAGCTATGCTTtcaattacagagattattctgcaTGAATTCTATGGGGAGACGAGACAAGTTGAAAAATGTTTGTCTGAAGTCCTCTATCAGAGACAGGGCTCTTTTACATGCTACACATATATGGCACAGTTTTACTTCCCTCCTATAGTAAGTCATGTGAAATTTTATCGCCCTCAGCTGAGTGTGATCCTGCAAACCACAGATCCATCGAGATTGGTACCCATGATACTACCAAAAGTGATAcctttacaatatttatttatatctaacaagaaaaaaaaataattaataattgtactaAAAAATCAGTCATGGTTTAcactgaatttaatttatttttgagttGACTTAGAAATATGGTAATTGTGCATGAAGCATCAATGCATCGACCATGTCTGCTGCTTTCTTACAGCTACCTGAATTTTCAACCCACACAGATCCTAGACCAGTCTTTCTCACTCGCATATagagggtgattcagtgactttgttacaaacttttagggataaCAGTGAAGACAATTACAatcaactttcatataggaatcTATGTTCAGAAACATTCCATTTGGCAGCTACAAGCCTTGATATGTGTAATCAGTATAGCCAGCTATCATCGCACTTGGGCCAATACACTGAATCCCCATCCCAGTTTATATGTAGCTGTCTTTCTTGTACGTCAGGCTTATTTGGGTTAAGCATTATGTACAATCATTTTGGTTTCTTTAGTTTCTTGTTATCACGGAAATATTCACATTAAGAGaacttgctgatatgcatttcatttatggaaggccaaatggaaatgaaataaaagaagctACAAGGTTTatcagtcaaaatataatttatgatgcCAACTAGCCCATACCACGTTTATAAGAATTCACAAACGTTCGCAGAACAAGTAATCTCTAACCAAACTTCAGAAATAAAGTCTttagttcgattctagctggctACACTGTTTACACATATCAAGACTTGTAGCTGCCAAATGGAATGTTTCCGGATATGGATTCCTACATgaaagttgaataatttcgagggaaaaattgttccggggccgggtatcgaacccgggacctttggtttaacgtaccaatgctctaccaactgagctacccgggaactctaccgacaccgatccaatttttccctctaaatccacagacctcaaagtgggctgacaaccgtcaagcaaccaacattgagtgcacactaactctgtgtgacttcaaTTGGggttcgaaattattcaaatcaacttcacagagagttgtacctgaaagcttgatttgcataatatacatcactgttcgttaacagaaaaccacaatttaagtcacacagagttagtgtgcactcaacattggttgcttgacagttgtcagcccactttgaggtctgtggatttaaaagggaaaaattagatcggtgtctggtagagttcccgggtagctcagttggtacgttaaaacaaagctcccgggttcgatacctgaccccggaacaatttttccctcgaaattattcaactcttcaattgtttcctctatcatccctaaaagtttgtaacaaagtCACTGACTCATCCAGTATAAGCATTTATATATTACTGCATATTAATGCATTTTACGAAGCAATAGAGTATTTCACAAGGTTCTGTACTTACGCGACTGCTTCCTGCAATGAAGATCCAGAGCACGTAGTTTGAATGTGAATGAAATTTTTTCGTTATGGTTATGCATCTTTCTCTCAATAATATCCTAATAAGATCTTCTCCTACAGTATTCCCTGTCATAAATTTCTTAATACTACCATAActtataaaataatgaagtactttctcttaaatccagcacacataaaaatgtatttttgcaGTCACCACATAAATCGGTCTGCTTCTGAACTACACTCAATCTTTCATTGAATTCCGGGTACCCGAATTCTACTCTTTCATCATTCCTTgcaaagtaattattaatttcctGTTAAGGGACCACATAAATACCCTTCAAGTTCCTTCATTACTCTGTGTATCAATCAAATAAATCTCtggttgagattctggctgatatgtacatctattatcaggtagtacatctcacttgacgatatgtgtcagaggaagaacaattgttgcatacatctgaagtctgattagtataacatgttactagtcagtgatgtatggaaaagagggaggaaaggaactgaccaccctaccccaatatctcctggcttagttgcctcaagaacgatgccttattggtgtcatgaggttccaaccagtcttcggaatGTTGATTAACATAAACTAGTTAGatctgaaataattatttcttttaatcagATTTCGGGATAGTAAGTAAGACCTTGGACTAGTAAGTTCATACAAACCCTCATCTGGCGTGTGATCTAATACCAGCTCTGTCAAAGAGAAGTAAATAAAAAGGTACAGTAAATTAAGTGCAAATATGGAATAAGATACAGAGAAAGTAGAATAAGAATAGTAAGAGGAGAAGGGACGAAGAGAAAAGTTTTTTTTGGCATATTTTTCGTAGTTCCTACTTTCACTCATACATGTCTCCACTTTAATCCCCTACTTTCCACGTCTTCCATTAGAATGTTGTTTCTTGGTCGATGCATCCTGCATAATTACCAGAAGGGTCattccaaacaaaaaagtatgtttaaaaatattgtagtaggttattttgtatgttctaaatatgaatttctagcAAATTTATATCTtccatagtttggcagcaatcagaatttagaatattggtttaacaaagaacacagtttcattcattgaagttttcttactatgtaaaggaagatggaaaaataatttcaatgcaattcgaaaaaggagagccttgtttataaatgccattaaaatgaaaaaatatataatttgttaaACAGTTACCtaccgtaaaataattttaaaaaatatagaacacaaaatgcaattcacttttacagacgaaaagaacatgtgtttaattctttagggtatattgattccactgtgaaaatttcagattgttgacttaaatatcatgtcagtttttaataaaaataactcaccggaacaaaggagctcagcaggtaggctctcccgtcgtacagaatgttgcacgatcaaggtcagggagacggacgctTGAGATTATTCACCGTTATGAAGTCTCGCAAATGCTGTGACCGTCACACATaacaagcgattttcaaccgtcagaacaaaaattaataattttattaatttaattattcacaggttttttgagattaagtcataaaacttgggagacggattaggaataagattttctttaatacgaatgaaattcgcaggaatttaatttgttgcattcgaatataaacctatttctttttttttcaatgaggtgtttttatgagcatgccttaatattattcggattagtctttaaggtattaaaatatggttattcaggtttacaatggcgtctgtttagtttcgatgacacttcatagagggtgtctagaatattttaaatgacggataacatgtaactgccacccatttttcagtcatccgtatgactaaaatattaataatatggcGATCATAGTTGCcagtttaatttgttttcataaaaacattattaggggagagtagggtagtatcggacatcgggtaatatcggacagtgtgtttctttcatctaccaccatatggtagtacctgaatgacatggttacgtttctctatgcgacatcacagaaacgtaaccatgtcaattaggtactatcatcgtgtggtagatgaaagaagtccgatattacccgctgtccgatactacccgactctcctctatattaaaagcccaaaaaaaaattcatgacatcgctggcatattcttaaaattttgtatggaatgacccagaaatattttagaattctCATTTTAACAGACCTGAGAAAAATCTAAAAAGGCTACGATGACACTGATACATTGTTCATGTGTGTCTTTTCATGCCTTGTGAGGAGATCCTTCCGTGAGAAGTTCCCACCACAGGTCGAACAGGCGaagggtttctcgcctgtgtgtattCGTTCGTGAATGATGAGGGAGTCTCTTCGTGTCACTCTTATCCCACAAACGTCGCACTTGAACGGTTTTAAACCCGCATGACTTCGTTCATGTCTGCTCAGCTTCCCCTTCTGATCGAATGATTTGTAACAAATGTTACATCTAAACTGTCCACGATGAAGTTCCTCCCCACAGGAGCTGCACTCTAAGGACTTATCAGCTGCTTCACTTGGTTTACAAACTGAATTTTCTTTCCCACATGAattgcattttattaaattctctcCTCTGAGACTATGCTTATGATACAGAGAGTAGTCACGTCTTGAGAAGCTTTCTCCACAGAAATTGCAATAACAGAGCTCTTCGGAATGGCTGGTATTCTCATGCACGAGCAAGGAAACCTTCCGAGTAAATCCTTTGCCACAAATACTGCAAGTAAATTCCTTTTCGTTGATATGACTTCGCTCATGCCTATCTAGATTATCCTTTCGCCCATATACTTTAGAACAGATCCTACATTTAAAACGCATCTCTCCAGTGTGGATTCGTCTGTGTATAGCGAGGCGATCTTTACGAAGAAATcgttgctcacaaatatcgcATGCATATGGTTTTTCTCCAGTGTGACACTTTATGTGTCTATTGAGATCTGTTCGTTGTGTGAAGGATAAAGGACACATTTCACATTTGAACGGTTTTTCTCCTGTGTGCGTTCGTAAATGTTGGGTCACTTCACATTTTGATCTGAATGTTTTACAGCATACATCGCACTTGAACGGCCTGTCACCCGTATGAATGCGCATGTGCAAGCCAAGCAGACATCGCCGTTGGAATGTCTTGAAACAGATTTCACATCTGAATTTATCGTCTGTGTATAAGCATTCATGTTTCGCGAAAGCTCCTTTACCGACTTCCTGGCTGCATACGTTGCACTTTATAAGATGAATCTCATTTCCTTCACTGCTGCCACAAGATGTATCATAGAAAGGGTCAAAGCTGGAACACAAAagcgtaatatttttttttgggaATTATGTAGTAAACATCGGCCAGGCCGCTATCTTCCCACAATAGTGGTCCAGGGCACATATTTTCCCATCAGTGCGTAAAGAGGCTGACAATATATTAAAACgttgaaaatttaattgaaatatacatgtatatattaaTTGATAATGTATTTGtcctggacttttttttttgcggaAAGATGAACTGGTCAATCCTtactttttttatatatgtgaACAGTATTGTTTGTGAAGTATAGCATTCTAACAAATCAATCTTTTGTCACTAGCCTTATGTTATCAAAGTCGGTGCAGGACGCAGCACAAGTCTTCAATTCAATCCCACAAGAAAAACTGgtcaaaatattttgaagtacGGTAGTGACATATCTACGTATAAGAAGATCTGAAGACTCCATGAGaagatattgtttattattccatatattttctttat harbors:
- the LOC138701019 gene encoding zinc finger protein ZFP2-like isoform X2; this encodes MDLIKVETDPYNEVTSTAFSVMNMENTQVESEHLVCTMEDEHNPELDAMNCESQFLFQTVKCEKDTVCSSVKCENNIVSAFDEERLIPDMMQRKEFPMRDIVKSEEQSVGLNDNVIFPAFETVKCEKSNTFDMEKCEFEEDAWDNTVPVVKEELKEEVTTEEHAILPDSFDPFYDTSCGSSEGNEIHLIKCNVCSQEVGKGAFAKHECLYTDDKFRCEICFKTFQRRCLLGLHMRIHTGDRPFKCDVCCKTFRSKCEVTQHLRTHTGEKPFKCEMCPLSFTQRTDLNRHIKCHTGEKPYACDICEQRFLRKDRLAIHRRIHTGEMRFKCRICSKVYGRKDNLDRHERSHINEKEFTCSICGKGFTRKVSLLVHENTSHSEELCYCNFCGESFSRRDYSLYHKHSLRGENLIKCNSCGKENSVCKPSEAADKSLECSSCGEELHRGQFRCNICYKSFDQKGKLSRHERSHAGLKPFKCDVCGIRVTRRDSLIIHERIHTGEKPFACSTCGGNFSRKDLLTRHEKTHMNNVSVSS
- the LOC138701019 gene encoding zinc finger protein ZFP2-like isoform X1 codes for the protein MDLIKVETDPYNEVTSTAFSVMNMENTQVESEHLVCTMEDEHNPELDAMNCESQFLFQTVKCEKDTVCSSVKCENNIVSAFDEERLIPDMMQRKEFPMRDIVKSEEQSVGLNDNVIFPAFETVKCEKSNTFDMEKCEFEQEDAWDNTVPVVKEELKEEVTTEEHAILPDSFDPFYDTSCGSSEGNEIHLIKCNVCSQEVGKGAFAKHECLYTDDKFRCEICFKTFQRRCLLGLHMRIHTGDRPFKCDVCCKTFRSKCEVTQHLRTHTGEKPFKCEMCPLSFTQRTDLNRHIKCHTGEKPYACDICEQRFLRKDRLAIHRRIHTGEMRFKCRICSKVYGRKDNLDRHERSHINEKEFTCSICGKGFTRKVSLLVHENTSHSEELCYCNFCGESFSRRDYSLYHKHSLRGENLIKCNSCGKENSVCKPSEAADKSLECSSCGEELHRGQFRCNICYKSFDQKGKLSRHERSHAGLKPFKCDVCGIRVTRRDSLIIHERIHTGEKPFACSTCGGNFSRKDLLTRHEKTHMNNVSVSS